A window of the Natrinema salifodinae genome harbors these coding sequences:
- the pyrI gene encoding aspartate carbamoyltransferase regulatory subunit: MSNDRNHDGTDNHELRVSKIRDGTVIDHVRGGQALNVLAILGIDGSKGEGVSVGMNVPSDRLARKDIVKVEGRELSQDEVDVLSLIAPDATINIVRDYDVVEKHRVERPGVVEGVLSCPNPGCITTDGEPVTSRFTVLEDGVRCSYCETIVRDEIASLIDT; encoded by the coding sequence ATGAGTAACGATCGAAACCACGACGGCACCGACAACCACGAACTCCGCGTCAGCAAGATCCGCGACGGGACCGTCATCGACCACGTCCGCGGCGGCCAGGCGCTGAACGTCCTGGCGATCCTCGGTATCGACGGCAGCAAAGGCGAAGGGGTCTCCGTTGGGATGAACGTCCCCTCCGACCGGCTCGCGCGCAAGGACATCGTGAAGGTCGAGGGTCGGGAGCTGAGCCAGGACGAGGTCGACGTGCTCTCGTTGATCGCGCCGGACGCGACGATCAACATCGTGCGGGACTACGACGTCGTGGAGAAACACCGCGTCGAGCGACCCGGGGTCGTCGAGGGAGTCCTGTCCTGTCCCAACCCCGGCTGTATCACGACCGACGGCGAACCCGTCACGTCCCGATTTACGGTGCTCGAAGACGGCGTGCGGTGTTCGTACTGCGAGACGATCGTCCGCGACGAGATCGCGTCGCTGATCGACACCTGA
- the pyrB gene encoding aspartate carbamoyltransferase, giving the protein MRHDHIITSKQLSQGDIETVLDRAAEIDADLSAVADRHAGTLLGLLFFEPSTRTKMSFETAMKRLGGDVVDMGSVESSSVKKGETLADTVRVIEGYTDALVLRHPKQGAATMASEFVDVPLLNAGDGAGHHPTQTLLDLYTIRENAGLDDLTIGIMGDLKYGRTVHSLAYALTNFDTRQHFISPESLQLPREVVYDLHQQGDGTQIREHDTLDEVLPSLDVLYVTRIQRERFPDEDEYRKVAGEYQIDTETLAAASDDLTVMHPLPRVDEIAPEVDETDYAAYFDQAHNGVPVRMALLDLLLSDETEAAGAETGVRGGETDE; this is encoded by the coding sequence ATGCGCCACGATCACATCATCACGAGCAAACAGCTCTCGCAGGGGGACATCGAGACCGTCCTCGACCGCGCGGCCGAGATCGACGCCGACCTGTCGGCCGTCGCCGACCGACACGCGGGGACGTTGCTCGGACTGCTCTTCTTCGAACCGAGCACGCGGACGAAGATGAGCTTCGAGACCGCCATGAAACGGCTGGGCGGCGACGTCGTCGACATGGGCTCGGTCGAGTCCTCGAGCGTGAAGAAGGGGGAAACGCTCGCCGACACCGTTCGCGTCATCGAGGGGTACACGGACGCCCTGGTGCTTCGCCACCCTAAGCAGGGGGCGGCGACGATGGCCAGCGAGTTCGTCGATGTCCCGCTGCTGAATGCGGGCGACGGGGCCGGCCACCACCCGACCCAGACGCTGCTCGACCTCTACACGATCCGGGAGAACGCCGGTCTGGACGACCTGACCATCGGGATCATGGGCGACCTGAAGTACGGCCGGACCGTCCACTCCCTGGCCTACGCGTTGACCAACTTCGACACGCGCCAGCACTTCATCAGTCCGGAGAGCCTCCAGCTTCCGCGGGAGGTCGTCTACGACCTCCACCAGCAGGGCGACGGGACGCAGATCCGCGAGCACGACACGCTAGACGAGGTCCTGCCGTCGCTTGACGTCCTCTACGTCACCCGGATCCAGCGCGAACGGTTCCCCGACGAGGACGAGTACCGGAAGGTCGCCGGCGAATACCAGATCGACACCGAGACGCTCGCGGCTGCGAGCGACGATCTGACGGTGATGCACCCGCTGCCCCGCGTCGACGAGATCGCGCCCGAAGTCGACGAGACCGACTACGCGGCCTACTTCGACCAGGCGCACAACGGCGTCCCGGTCCGAATGGCGCTGCTGGATCTGCTGTTGAGCGACGAGACCGAGGCGGCCGGAGCCGAAACCGGTGTGCGCGGAGGTGAGACCGATGAGTAA